A single window of Spirochaetota bacterium DNA harbors:
- the mtaB gene encoding tRNA (N(6)-L-threonylcarbamoyladenosine(37)-C(2))-methylthiotransferase MtaB has translation MRRTFSIKTLGCKLNQYESALIARQFDASGWEARPFGELVDVVVINTCTVTDRSDKKCRNYIRQGARLSRLGKAVVTGCMVERERKEAALMDEVLAVFGNDDKRAIVRKITAYVEYAEELRETGGGDDDARAAFMAHSGAWDGEDGFDEAAVAPLYRTRAYLRVQDGCDGTCSYCVVPSVRGAPRSRPFAEVIDHARRLVATGCPELVLTGITIGQYDDGGADLAALVEAIAAIQGEFRVRVTSIEPSHVTDRLIGLLGSPKVCRHIHLPLQSGSDSILAAMNRPYTLEGYMEVVDRIHTHDPDIAIGTDIIVGFPGETDEDFAAGIDAVARAEFAYVHQFSFSPRTGTPAAAGVFCGERAIARRSALLRRSAAETGRGYRRRFEGALLPCVVERRKDGVGHTAVSDNYIRIKLSESPANEAREGTIASVRLAGVGYDENMGGIEP, from the coding sequence ATGAGAAGAACCTTTTCCATTAAAACACTCGGCTGCAAGCTCAACCAGTACGAATCCGCCCTCATCGCCAGGCAGTTCGACGCTTCGGGCTGGGAGGCGAGGCCGTTCGGCGAGCTCGTGGACGTGGTCGTCATCAACACCTGCACCGTGACTGACCGCAGCGACAAAAAGTGCCGCAATTACATCCGCCAGGGTGCGCGCCTCTCGCGGCTCGGGAAGGCCGTGGTGACCGGCTGCATGGTGGAGCGCGAACGGAAGGAGGCGGCGCTGATGGATGAGGTTCTTGCCGTATTCGGCAACGACGACAAGCGCGCGATCGTCCGGAAAATCACCGCGTACGTGGAGTATGCCGAGGAGCTGCGTGAAACGGGCGGCGGGGACGACGACGCGAGGGCCGCTTTCATGGCGCACTCGGGCGCCTGGGACGGTGAGGACGGCTTCGACGAGGCCGCCGTCGCGCCGCTGTACCGTACGCGCGCCTACCTGCGCGTCCAGGACGGCTGCGACGGCACGTGCTCCTACTGCGTCGTGCCGTCGGTGCGGGGCGCGCCGCGGAGCAGGCCTTTCGCCGAAGTGATTGATCACGCGCGGCGCCTGGTGGCGACGGGCTGCCCGGAGCTCGTGCTGACGGGCATCACGATCGGACAGTACGATGATGGCGGCGCGGACCTTGCCGCGCTTGTGGAAGCGATTGCGGCGATCCAGGGTGAGTTCAGGGTGCGCGTAACATCCATTGAGCCCTCACATGTCACCGACCGGCTGATCGGGCTTCTCGGTTCGCCGAAGGTGTGCCGGCACATCCATCTCCCTCTACAGTCGGGCTCGGACAGTATACTCGCCGCCATGAACCGCCCCTATACGCTTGAAGGCTATATGGAGGTCGTGGACCGAATCCACACGCACGATCCAGATATCGCGATAGGAACTGATATTATAGTCGGATTTCCCGGCGAAACCGATGAGGATTTCGCCGCGGGCATCGATGCGGTCGCGCGCGCGGAATTTGCGTACGTGCACCAGTTCAGTTTTTCGCCGCGCACCGGCACCCCGGCGGCCGCGGGCGTCTTCTGCGGCGAGCGTGCGATTGCGAGGCGAAGCGCCCTTCTGCGGCGGTCGGCCGCGGAGACGGGGCGGGGCTATCGCCGCCGTTTCGAGGGCGCGCTCCTTCCATGCGTTGTTGAGCGGAGAAAAGACGGCGTCGGCCATACGGCCGTAAGCGACAATTACATAAGAATAAAGCTTTCGGAGTCGCCTGCAAACGAGGCGCGCGAAGGGACGATCGCGTCGGTGCGGCTTGCAGGCGTAGGGTACGACGAAAACATGGGCGGTATCGAGCCGTGA
- the speD gene encoding adenosylmethionine decarboxylase, giving the protein MEGLGTHLIAELFDCNELHLNDVKKVEEVMMAAAELSSATIIKPFFHKFSPYGISGVIVIAESHFTIHTWPEYGYAAVDVFTCGDLEYQKAVDYIKSELEAERCSIFQFQRGILANTDRVKGLSAFREVENAGYVE; this is encoded by the coding sequence ATGGAGGGTTTGGGTACGCATCTAATAGCGGAACTCTTCGACTGTAATGAGTTGCACCTGAACGACGTCAAGAAGGTTGAGGAGGTAATGATGGCCGCTGCCGAACTCTCTAGTGCCACGATTATAAAACCCTTCTTCCACAAGTTTTCACCCTATGGAATCAGCGGAGTGATCGTGATCGCTGAGTCCCATTTCACCATTCACACATGGCCCGAGTACGGATATGCGGCGGTCGACGTGTTTACCTGCGGCGACCTCGAGTACCAGAAAGCGGTCGATTACATCAAGTCCGAGCTGGAAGCCGAGCGATGCTCGATTTTTCAATTCCAGCGGGGCATTCTTGCCAACACCGATCGGGTGAAAGGGCTTTCGGCATTCAGGGAGGTTGAAAATGCAGGCTACGTTGAATAG
- the speE gene encoding polyamine aminopropyltransferase, which translates to MRIESQLWFEEILEIANGRAFKIKINDMIERFDSEFQRIEIYDTKPFGKMLVLDGVIMCTEWDEHSYHEMIAHVPMFTHPKPENVLVIGGGDGGTIREALRHPGTKRVDICEIDGDVVRLCKKHLPTMSSSFDDPRVTLYTEDGARFMKERKGTYDVILVDSSDPIGPAAVLFSEEFYVDMKDALKDDGLIATQCESFFYHGDIIERITGYAKKHFAIPGYYYTVVPTYPSGIIGYCFASKKYHPTKDFRPERVSAMQAQLRYYNADLHRAAFALPSFIRDRIRL; encoded by the coding sequence ATGCGGATTGAATCGCAGTTATGGTTTGAAGAAATACTGGAAATCGCCAACGGCCGTGCGTTCAAGATTAAGATAAACGATATGATCGAGAGATTCGACTCGGAGTTTCAGCGCATCGAAATCTACGATACGAAACCGTTCGGAAAGATGCTTGTGCTCGACGGCGTTATCATGTGCACCGAGTGGGACGAACATTCCTACCACGAGATGATAGCGCACGTGCCCATGTTTACGCACCCGAAACCGGAGAATGTGCTGGTAATCGGCGGCGGCGACGGCGGCACCATCCGCGAGGCGCTGCGGCACCCCGGGACGAAACGCGTCGACATCTGCGAGATCGACGGCGATGTGGTGCGGCTGTGCAAAAAACACCTTCCCACCATGTCGTCATCCTTCGACGATCCACGAGTAACGCTCTATACCGAAGACGGCGCCAGGTTCATGAAGGAGCGCAAGGGCACCTATGACGTCATTTTGGTCGATTCGTCGGACCCCATCGGTCCCGCCGCGGTGCTTTTTTCAGAGGAGTTCTATGTGGATATGAAGGACGCGCTGAAGGACGACGGCCTCATCGCCACCCAGTGCGAGTCCTTCTTCTACCATGGCGATATCATCGAACGCATCACCGGTTACGCGAAAAAGCACTTCGCCATTCCCGGCTATTACTACACCGTGGTGCCCACCTATCCCAGCGGCATCATCGGCTACTGTTTCGCCTCGAAGAAATATCATCCAACAAAGGACTTCAGGCCGGAGCGGGTGAGCGCGATGCAGGCGCAGCTTCGCTATTACAACGCCGACCTTCACCGGGCGGCCTTTGCGCTGCCAAGCTTCATTCGGGACAGGATTAGGCTTTAG
- a CDS encoding amino acid permease, producing the protein MKRLFRTKSIERLISESENTDHKLRRSLGPWSLVALGIGAIIGTGVFILTGTAAAGEVLQFESILKAPLLDVLMHGKNAVSMTGRPGAGPGIALSFFLVAVVCALAGLCYAELASMIPVAGSAYTYAYATMGEFVAWIIGWDLILEYAVSNMASAVGFSAYVHSLLLTLGIHLPETLMQPVFANGTLTGAYFNLPGFLIIMVMTIILVIGIRESAGANNLMVVVKITAILVFVIAASRYIEVKNWSPFMPNGWQGVLTGGAIVFFTYIGFDSVSTASEEARNPQRDIPFAIIASLIVCATLYVMVALVLTGIQHWPTLRNAAPVANALNALGLESVQRWVTIGALTGMISSMLVYQFGQARIWFCMSRDGLLPGAFARVHPRFRTPYISTLTAGLFVAIPAGLFDIGTLADLSNIGTLFAFTLVSVSVLVFRRTRPDYRRVFRTPWVPFVPIASIVCCFILMASLPIETWLRFFVWLSIGLVIYFVYGRRHSAFERVA; encoded by the coding sequence ATGAAGCGGCTTTTTCGGACTAAAAGCATTGAACGCCTCATCTCCGAATCGGAGAACACCGACCATAAACTGCGGCGGAGCCTTGGCCCGTGGTCGCTCGTCGCGCTCGGCATTGGCGCCATCATCGGAACCGGTGTCTTCATCCTTACCGGCACCGCCGCCGCGGGCGAGGTGCTGCAGTTCGAATCCATCCTCAAGGCGCCGCTTCTGGACGTGCTCATGCACGGCAAAAACGCCGTCAGCATGACGGGGCGCCCGGGCGCGGGGCCGGGTATAGCGCTTTCCTTTTTCCTTGTGGCGGTCGTCTGCGCTCTGGCCGGTCTCTGCTACGCCGAGCTCGCGTCCATGATTCCGGTCGCCGGGAGCGCCTACACGTATGCCTACGCCACAATGGGCGAGTTCGTCGCGTGGATCATCGGCTGGGACCTCATACTGGAATACGCGGTGAGCAACATGGCCTCCGCGGTGGGCTTCTCGGCCTACGTCCATTCGCTTTTACTGACCCTCGGGATACATCTTCCCGAGACGCTCATGCAGCCGGTGTTCGCCAACGGCACGCTCACCGGGGCGTACTTCAACCTGCCGGGCTTTCTCATCATCATGGTCATGACCATTATCCTCGTCATCGGCATCCGCGAGAGCGCAGGGGCGAACAACCTGATGGTAGTGGTGAAAATTACGGCCATACTCGTCTTCGTAATCGCCGCGAGCCGTTATATTGAGGTAAAGAACTGGAGCCCCTTCATGCCCAATGGCTGGCAGGGAGTGCTCACGGGCGGCGCGATCGTGTTTTTCACCTATATCGGCTTCGATTCGGTGTCCACCGCCTCGGAGGAGGCGCGAAACCCGCAGCGCGACATTCCCTTCGCCATCATCGCTTCGCTCATCGTCTGCGCCACGCTCTACGTGATGGTGGCGCTGGTGCTCACCGGCATCCAGCACTGGCCGACGCTGCGCAACGCGGCACCTGTCGCCAACGCCCTCAACGCCCTGGGCCTCGAGTCCGTGCAGCGCTGGGTGACCATCGGCGCTCTCACCGGCATGATAAGCTCCATGCTGGTCTATCAGTTCGGCCAGGCGCGCATCTGGTTCTGCATGTCGCGCGACGGCCTCCTGCCGGGCGCCTTCGCGCGCGTGCATCCGCGCTTCCGCACCCCGTACATAAGCACGTTGACGGCGGGGCTTTTCGTCGCGATCCCCGCGGGTCTCTTCGACATCGGCACGCTCGCCGACCTTTCGAACATCGGCACGCTCTTCGCCTTCACGCTGGTGTCGGTCAGCGTGCTCGTCTTCCGGCGCACCAGGCCGGACTACCGCCGCGTGTTCCGCACGCCCTGGGTGCCCTTCGTTCCGATCGCTTCGATTGTATGCTGCTTCATTCTCATGGCGAGCCTTCCCATCGAGACGTGGCTTCGCTTCTTCGTATGGCTTTCGATAGGGCTGGTTATTTACTTCGTCTACGGCAGGCGTCACAGCGCCTTCGAGCGCGTGGCGTGA
- a CDS encoding radical SAM protein — MSRETRRSFIGKMVMIALAFAGWSGFGKGTKSVFSQKMTPVKGGKAPVASFRPGYLRLHETDELRKRGRELWAMMSACRLCPRECGVNRLKGTAGFCGAASDLVISSHGPHYGEERPLVGRGGSGAVFMSHCGLRCVFCINWEVAHEGMGSAVTIERFAAMMLELQRRGCSNINIVTPSHYSAHVLLALDRAASGGLRLPLVYNTHGWERPEILRLLDGVVDIYLPDFKYADGAMAARYSSGAQSYPEITRNALREMHRQVGIAHHAPDGLMYRGLMIRHLVLPGNASGTREVLRWIAGNLPRNTYVNLMSQYRPVYRAGEFPEIARRVRRGEYENAVRWAREAGLTNLDIQASPF, encoded by the coding sequence ATGAGCAGGGAAACGCGTCGTTCTTTTATCGGTAAAATGGTCATGATCGCGCTGGCCTTCGCGGGATGGAGTGGTTTTGGAAAGGGAACTAAAAGCGTCTTTTCTCAAAAAATGACGCCCGTGAAAGGAGGCAAAGCGCCCGTCGCGTCCTTCCGCCCGGGGTATCTTCGTCTTCACGAAACCGACGAGCTCAGAAAACGCGGCAGGGAATTATGGGCTATGATGAGCGCCTGCCGCCTCTGTCCCCGGGAGTGCGGGGTTAATCGGTTAAAGGGAACTGCCGGCTTTTGCGGTGCCGCTTCCGACCTGGTGATATCTTCCCACGGCCCGCACTATGGCGAGGAGCGCCCCCTGGTGGGAAGGGGCGGTTCGGGCGCCGTCTTCATGTCCCACTGCGGCCTTCGATGCGTGTTCTGCATCAACTGGGAAGTGGCGCACGAGGGCATGGGAAGCGCCGTCACGATTGAGCGGTTTGCCGCGATGATGCTTGAACTGCAACGGCGCGGCTGTTCCAATATCAACATCGTCACGCCCTCGCATTACTCGGCCCACGTGCTCCTGGCCCTTGACCGCGCCGCGTCCGGTGGACTGCGCCTCCCACTGGTGTACAACACCCATGGATGGGAGCGCCCTGAAATACTCCGGCTTCTGGACGGAGTTGTGGACATATACCTGCCCGATTTCAAATACGCCGACGGCGCTATGGCGGCGCGGTACTCTTCCGGTGCGCAATCGTACCCGGAAATTACGAGAAACGCACTTCGGGAAATGCACCGTCAGGTCGGCATCGCCCATCACGCGCCGGACGGGCTGATGTACCGGGGGCTCATGATACGTCATCTTGTCCTTCCGGGTAACGCGAGCGGAACAAGGGAAGTGCTTCGCTGGATTGCGGGAAACCTTCCACGGAACACCTATGTAAATCTCATGTCGCAGTACCGGCCGGTTTACCGCGCCGGGGAGTTTCCAGAGATAGCCAGGCGCGTCCGCAGAGGGGAATATGAAAACGCCGTCCGCTGGGCCCGGGAAGCCGGCCTTACCAACCTTGACATCCAGGCAAGCCCCTTTTGA
- a CDS encoding carbon-nitrogen hydrolase family protein produces the protein METVRIVLCQMPLGERLTHLEAAPIRAFGPHFMCFPEYFFVNKRLGNHVQTAHNQARQLSRMRVMSRAFDTTVVGGTMPELAGDLLHNTSFVYSRGERLGFYRKRNLFFAEEGKITPGDRFSVFTACGVTFGVLICADVFKDESFLEMKRLGAKIIFIPTFSLKREESVEDKHRRDEEIFVRGARLADALIVKVCGVKSDYKNFLQARSLVASPEGVLYRVKPEEEDSAMIIPFEAGLQCVEVK, from the coding sequence ATGGAAACGGTCAGAATCGTCCTGTGCCAGATGCCGCTTGGCGAGCGCCTCACGCACCTGGAGGCGGCGCCGATCCGCGCCTTCGGACCGCACTTCATGTGCTTTCCCGAGTACTTCTTCGTCAACAAACGCCTCGGGAACCACGTCCAGACGGCGCACAACCAGGCGCGTCAGCTCTCGCGCATGCGCGTCATGTCGCGCGCCTTCGACACCACGGTCGTCGGCGGCACCATGCCCGAGCTCGCCGGGGACCTGCTTCACAACACCAGCTTCGTCTATTCGCGGGGGGAGCGCCTCGGCTTCTACCGCAAGCGCAATCTCTTCTTCGCCGAGGAAGGAAAGATCACGCCGGGCGACCGGTTCAGCGTTTTTACGGCCTGCGGCGTAACCTTCGGCGTGCTCATCTGCGCCGATGTTTTCAAGGATGAAAGCTTCCTCGAGATGAAGCGCCTCGGCGCGAAAATCATCTTCATTCCCACCTTCTCGCTCAAACGCGAGGAGAGCGTGGAGGACAAGCACCGGCGCGACGAGGAAATATTCGTGCGCGGCGCGAGGCTCGCCGACGCGCTCATTGTCAAGGTGTGCGGCGTGAAATCGGACTATAAAAACTTTCTGCAGGCGCGAAGCCTCGTGGCCTCGCCGGAGGGCGTGCTCTACCGGGTTAAGCCTGAGGAGGAGGACAGCGCCATGATCATACCGTTTGAGGCGGGACTGCAATGCGTTGAGGTCAAGTAA
- the glgP gene encoding alpha-glucan family phosphorylase, with protein sequence MSRIQKFRVIPYLPERLKPLENIARNMWWVWNYEAIELFRRLDVELWREYDHNPVALLGAISQKDLDAAAESESFLAHMRRVEEELDWHLTKKSWFEENYPDFEGGEIAYFSAEFGIHESLPIYSGGLGVLAGDHLKSASELGLPLYGVGLLYRLGYFHQYLTIDGWQQERFPETDFYNIPVTLLKDAAGKPLMISVEFPGRDVHAQVWEATVGRVRLYLLDTNIDANDIEDKAITDQLYGGDTEMRIKQEMLLGIGGVRALGALGKNITVYHMNEGHSAFLAVERIHMAMTSHDMNFNEALEFVFPGNVFTTHTPVPAGNDRFAAELIDRYLSHYYGKLGITREEFLALGRENPFDKSETFCMTVLAIKTAAACNGVSKLHGSVSRNMWRNIWPSLPVHEVPVSHVTNGVQILSWTSDEMMRLLNRYLGPRWIDNPVDKDMWLNVDSIPDSELWRCRERLRERLVGFSRKKLKEQLYSRGAPKTEAEKSDAVLDSEALTIGFARRFATYKRATLILRSMPRLEKLLLDKERPIQLVFAGKAHPRDAAGKELIKHIVNLVRDDRFRNKIVFIEDYDVNIARYLVQGVDIWLNTPVRPLEASGTSGMKVVPNGALNISTLDGWWVEGYNGTNGWAIGKGEEYDDSDYQDDVESLSLYNILEKEVIPMFYNRGADGLPREWIGRIKESMKTLCPQFNTNRMVREYTERYYLNANKNFRKFSNDGFRRARDLAQWRKKVRGAWGKVAIKDIIFGEEKEVTVGSRLTVRGMANLGDLTPEDVQVELYFGGLNAAGVIVDGVALPMYMAEKTGDGLFVYEGHMLCLKSGQFGCTVRVIPAHRGLVRKFEPGLIMWA encoded by the coding sequence ATGAGCAGAATCCAGAAATTCAGGGTCATACCATATCTTCCCGAAAGGCTTAAACCGCTCGAAAATATCGCACGCAACATGTGGTGGGTTTGGAATTACGAGGCTATTGAGCTCTTTCGCAGGCTCGATGTGGAGCTGTGGAGGGAGTACGACCATAATCCTGTGGCGCTGCTCGGCGCCATATCGCAGAAGGACCTGGACGCCGCCGCCGAATCCGAGAGCTTCCTGGCCCACATGCGCCGCGTCGAGGAGGAGCTGGACTGGCACCTCACCAAGAAGTCATGGTTCGAGGAGAACTATCCCGACTTCGAGGGCGGCGAGATCGCATATTTCTCGGCCGAGTTCGGCATCCACGAAAGCCTTCCGATCTACTCCGGGGGGCTCGGCGTTCTTGCCGGCGACCACCTCAAGTCGGCGAGCGAGCTCGGGCTTCCGCTCTACGGCGTGGGGCTTCTCTACAGGCTCGGGTATTTCCACCAGTATCTCACCATCGACGGCTGGCAGCAGGAGCGGTTCCCCGAAACGGATTTCTACAATATCCCGGTTACATTGCTGAAGGACGCTGCGGGGAAACCGCTGATGATATCGGTCGAGTTTCCCGGCAGGGACGTCCACGCACAGGTGTGGGAGGCGACGGTGGGGAGGGTGAGGCTTTATCTTCTCGACACCAACATCGACGCCAACGACATAGAGGACAAGGCGATCACCGACCAGCTCTATGGCGGCGACACGGAGATGCGTATAAAACAGGAAATGCTTCTGGGAATCGGGGGCGTGCGGGCGCTCGGGGCCCTGGGCAAGAACATCACCGTGTACCATATGAATGAAGGCCATTCGGCCTTCCTCGCCGTGGAGCGGATACACATGGCGATGACCTCGCACGATATGAACTTCAACGAGGCTCTCGAGTTCGTGTTTCCCGGGAACGTCTTCACCACGCACACGCCGGTTCCGGCCGGGAACGACCGCTTTGCTGCCGAGCTCATCGACAGGTACCTCTCGCATTATTACGGGAAGCTCGGCATCACACGCGAGGAGTTCCTCGCCCTGGGGCGCGAGAATCCTTTCGATAAAAGCGAGACCTTCTGTATGACGGTGCTGGCAATAAAGACCGCAGCCGCGTGCAACGGCGTTTCGAAGCTGCACGGCTCGGTGTCCCGCAACATGTGGAGGAACATCTGGCCCTCGCTCCCCGTGCACGAAGTGCCGGTCAGCCACGTCACCAACGGCGTGCAGATACTGTCGTGGACGTCGGACGAGATGATGCGCCTGCTCAACCGTTACCTGGGGCCGCGCTGGATCGACAACCCGGTGGACAAAGACATGTGGCTCAACGTCGACTCCATTCCCGACTCGGAGCTGTGGCGCTGCAGGGAGCGCCTGAGGGAGCGTCTGGTCGGCTTTTCGCGCAAGAAGCTCAAGGAGCAGCTCTATTCGCGGGGAGCGCCGAAGACCGAGGCCGAGAAGTCCGACGCGGTGCTCGACAGCGAGGCGCTCACCATCGGTTTCGCCCGGCGTTTCGCCACGTACAAGCGGGCGACACTCATCCTGCGCAGCATGCCGCGCCTGGAGAAGCTCCTCCTCGACAAGGAGCGGCCCATCCAGCTCGTCTTCGCCGGCAAGGCCCATCCCCGCGACGCGGCCGGGAAGGAGCTCATCAAGCATATCGTCAACCTGGTCCGCGATGACCGCTTCAGGAATAAGATCGTCTTCATAGAGGATTACGACGTCAATATCGCACGATACCTGGTGCAGGGCGTGGATATCTGGCTGAACACCCCCGTTCGGCCGCTCGAGGCCTCGGGCACCAGCGGCATGAAGGTCGTGCCCAACGGCGCTCTCAACATCAGCACGCTCGACGGCTGGTGGGTGGAGGGATACAACGGCACCAACGGCTGGGCCATCGGCAAGGGCGAGGAGTACGACGATTCCGATTACCAGGACGATGTGGAGAGCCTCTCGCTATACAACATCCTCGAAAAAGAGGTCATCCCCATGTTCTATAACCGCGGCGCCGACGGCCTCCCGCGCGAGTGGATAGGCCGGATCAAGGAGTCGATGAAGACGCTGTGCCCGCAGTTCAACACCAACCGCATGGTGCGGGAATACACGGAGCGCTATTACCTTAATGCCAACAAGAATTTCCGCAAGTTTTCGAATGATGGCTTCCGCAGGGCGCGCGATCTGGCCCAGTGGAGAAAGAAGGTCCGCGGCGCCTGGGGGAAGGTCGCCATAAAGGACATCATCTTCGGCGAGGAAAAGGAGGTTACGGTGGGAAGCAGACTCACCGTCAGGGGCATGGCGAACCTTGGCGACCTCACGCCTGAGGATGTGCAGGTGGAGCTTTATTTCGGCGGGCTTAACGCCGCCGGCGTCATTGTGGATGGCGTGGCGCTTCCAATGTACATGGCCGAAAAGACGGGCGACG